AAAAGATCTTGAAAAAGCATATTGGTCAGCTGAAAGTGAAGCGATGACAGCTTTTGGTGATGGGACTATGTATATGGAAAAATATATACAAAATCCACGCCATATAGAAGTTCAAATCATTGGAGATAGTTTTGGAAATGTGATCCATATTGGCGAGAGAGATTGCTCTATGCAAAGACGCCACCAAAAACTTATAGAAGAATCTCCAGCAATTTTACTCGATGAAAAAACCCGTGCAAGACTTCATGAAACAGCAGTAAAAGCTGCTAAGGCTATAAGCTATGAGGGCGCAGGAACTTTTGAATTTTTAGTGGATAAAAATTTGGATTTTTATTTTATAGAGATGAATACGCGTTTGCAAGTTGAGCATTGTGTGAGTGAAATGGTAAGTGGGATTGATATTATTGAACAAATGATCAAAGTAGCTGAAGGCTATGCTTTACCATCTCAAGAAAATGTAAGATTAAAAGGACATTCTATAGAGTGTAGAATCACAGCTGAAGATCCTAAGACTTTCTTGCCAAGTCCAGGTAAAATTATCAAGTATGTTCCACCTGCAGGACGCAATGTCAGAATGGAAAGCCATTGCTATCAAGACTATAGCGTGCCACCGTATTATGACTCTATGATAGGGAAACTTGTGGTTTGGGCAGAAGATCGCAACAAAGCTATTTCAAAAATGAAAGTAGCTTTAGATGAGCTGATTATAGGTGGGATTAAAACCACTAAAGATTTTCATCTTGCAATGATGGATAATCCTGATTTTATTAATAATAATTACGATACTAACTATCTTGCTAGACATTGATCAAGATGGATTTTTTCCATCTTGATTTTATCTTAAATATTCTATATTGATTTTTGAGCGTAATTTATCAAAATAATCTTGTATATAATTTTGTCTTTGCTCGCTTACATAGGCATTGAGCACTTCATTTTTAATTTGATAATATTCTGGAGTTTGCCCTTTAGATTTATCATTTACTTGATAAATTTCATAACCCTTTTGTGAATTTAAAACCGGAGAAAAGCCTCCTAAAGGGATAGGTGATAAAAGTCCTAGGAGTCTTGGATCTGAATTGTTAGGAGTTAGAATAGCTTTTTCTGCTTTAAGTGGAGTTTTTATAGCAGCTCTTATATTTTCTAGATCTTGAGCGTTATTAGAACGATAGATATTTACATTAATTTCGGTAAAAAATGTAAATTTGTTTTTATTTTGTTCGAAAAAATTTTTAGCTCCTTCATCGCTAAAATCGGTTTTAGCGGTGCTGGCAATTTTTTCATAGAGTTTTCTTTTTTCGAAATCTTTTTTAAAATTACTACGAAATTGTTCGTAATTTTGCCCCTTGATTTGCAAATCTTTTTTAAAGTCTTCAAGCGAAATTTTATTTTGCATTAACATTTTATCAATAGCATTATCAAGCTCAAGTTCGCTTGTGTAAATTCCAAATTGTTTTATTTGTGAAAGTTCCATTTTTTCATTAATCAAAATTCCCAAAGCTTGATTTTTAGATATATTTAAAGCTTTCATGGTTTGCTCTATATCATAGGTTGTAATAGGCTCTTTATCTACCACTACGGCAATAGCATTTATAGTATTTGCATGAGTTAAGCTTATAAAAAATATAAAACTTAGTAAAATTTTCTTCATTTCAAACCTTTATTTAAGTGTAAATATCGCATTATATCAATTAAAATTTAAGAAAAGGCAAAAAATGACAGGAAAACTCACGACTCGTTTCGCTCCAAGCCCTACAGGATATTTACATATAGGCGGTTTAAGAACTGCTCTTTATAGCTATTTGTATGCAAGAAAAAACAAGGGTAATTTTTTACTTCGTATTGAAGATACGGATTTAAAAAGAAATTCTAAAGAAGCTACGCAAGCTATCATAGAAGCCTTTAAATGGTGCGGTTTGGATTATGATGGCGAGGTAACTTACCAATCTGAACGCTTTGATCTTTATAAAAAATATATACAAAAACTTTTAGATGAGGGCAAGGCTTATTATTGTTATATGAGTAAAGAAGAACTTGATGAGCTCCGTGCTAAACAAGAAGCAGCTAAAGAACGTCCAAGATATGATGGCAGATATAGAGATTTTACAGGCACTCCTCCAGCAAATATAGAACCTGTAGTGCGTATAAAAGCTCCTCAAGAGGGTGAAATTTGTTTTGTAGATGGTGTTAAAGGAGAGGTGAAATTTAAAGTAGAAGATATTTTAGATGATTTTATCATAGCAAGAAGCGATGGAAGTCCTACTTATAATTTTACAGTTGTAATTGATGATGCTTTAATGGGAGTAAGTGATGTGATTAGAGGAGATGATCACCTTTCAAATACCCCTAAGCAAATCGTGCTTTATGAGGCTTTAGGATTTGAAATTCCTAAATTTTACCATGTAGCTATGATACATGGAGAAGATGGCAAAAAGCTTTCAAAACGACATGGAGCAACCGATGTGATGGAATACAAGGCTATGGGAATTTTACCTCAAGCCTTATTAAATTTTTTGGTGCGTTTGGGATGGAGTCACGGTGATGATGAGGTTTTTTCTTTAGAAGATCTTAAAAAGCTTTTTGATCCAAATCATATTAACAAAAGTGCTTCTTGTTATAATTTTAAAAAACTTGAATGGCTCAATGCTCATTATATCAAGACTTTACCTTTTGAAGAAATCAATCGTCAATTAAAAGATCTAGGCTTTGATTTAAGTGCTTATGCAAAAGCAGGATTTTTGCTGGATTTATTAAGAGAGCGTGCAAAAACTTTACTTGAAATTATTAGCGGAGCTAAAAGTATCATTGAAGCGCCACAAAATTATGATGAAAATGCTATAAATAAATTTATAAATGAAAATAATCTTTTACTGCTTCAAAACTATGCAAATGAGTTAAATGAAGAGAAAAGTGCAAAAGATTTTGAAGAATTTACTAACGAATTCTTACAAAAAAATGAGGTAAAATTAAAAGATTTGGCTCAACCTATACGCATAGCTCTAACAGGAAGTGCGGTTAGTCCTAGCATTTTTGAAGTTTTAGAGTTTTTAGGGGTCAATGAATGTAAAAAAAGAATAGAAAAATTTTTAGATTTTAAAGGAAAATAATGAATTTAAAAGAAGAGGCTTTAAGATACCACTTAGGGGGTAAGATAGATATAAAACCATCAAAACCTATGAATTCAAGCCATGATTTATCTTTGGCTTATAGCCCAGGTGTTGCAGAACCTTGCATTGAAATTGCTTCTAACAATGAGCTTGCTTATACTTATACAAACAAAGCGAATTTAGTAGCTATCGTTAGTGATGGTTCTGCGGTTTTAGGTCTTGGAAATATCGGTGCGCAAGCTTCTAAACCTGTTATGGAAGGTAAGGCTTGCTTGTTTAAAAAATTTGCTGATGTAAATGCGTATGATTTAGAAATCGAAGCACACAGCATTGAAGAAATTGTTGCTTTTTGCAAAGCCATAGCACCGACTTTTGGTGGAATCAATTTAGAAGATATTTCAGCGCCTAAATGTTTTGAAATCGAAGCGGCTTTGCAAAATTTAGGAATTCCTGTAATGCATGATGATCAGCATGGAACTGCTATTATCTCAACTGCAGGGCTTATGAATGCTATGGAGATAAGCGGTAAAAAATTTGAAGACATTAAAGTTGTTGTAAGCGGAGCAGGAGCTGCGGGTATTGCTAGTGCTAGAATGTATAGAAATTTAGGTGTTAAAAATATCATTCTTGTAGATAGTAAGGGTGTGGTCAATAAAAAAAGAACGGATTTAAATCAATACAAACTTGAATTTGTAAGCGATACACAAGCAGATACTTTAAAAGAGGCTATGAAAGATGCGGATGTATTTTTGGGACTGAGTGCACCAAAGATACTAGATGATGAAATGATTTTGTCTATGGCAAAAGATCCTGTTATTTTTGCTTTGGCAAATCCTATTCCAGAGGTGATGCCTGAAGATGTAGCAAGACTTAGAAAAGATGCTATTGTAGGAACAGGAAGGAGTGATTATCCTAATCAAATCAATAATGTTTTAGGCTTTCCTTTTATTTTCCGTGGAGCTTTAGATGTGCGTGCGACAAAAATCACTGAAAATATGAAAGTAGCTGCAGCAAGAGCTTTGGCGGATTTAGCAAAGCTACCTGTAAGCGATGCGGTGAAAAATGCTTACAATATAAGCCACTTAGAATTTGGAAAAGATTATGTTATCCCAAAACCTTTTGATGAGAGAGTTAAGGCTGTTGTAAGTACTGCAGTGGCTGCTGCAGCTGTAAAAGATGGGGTAGCTTTGCTTAAAGAATTTGATGAAAAAGCATATTTTGAGAGTTTAAAATGAAAAATATTCATCATATATGCCATCCTTTGATAGAGCATAAATTAGGATTTTTGCGCGATAAAGAAACCAAACCCTTTCATTTTAGAATGCTCATTGATGAGATTTCTACTTTCTTGCTTTTTGAAGCGACTAAAGATTTATGTTTAAAAGAAACACAAATTCAAACCCCTGTTGCTAATGCCAAGGTAAAAAGATTAGATGAAAAGATTATGATATGCCCTATTTTAAGGGCGGCTTTGGGTATGCTTGATAGTATTTTTAGACTTATTCCTGATGCTAGTGTAGGATTTTTGGGTTTTGTTAGAAATGAAAAAACGCTCAAGGCGGATTTTTATTTTCAAAAACTTCCTAAAGATGCAAAAGAACGCACTGCTATTGTTATAGACCCTATGTTCGCAACAGGTGGTACAGCCATAGATGCTTGCAATTTTTTAAAAGATCAAGGGGTAAAAAAGATTAAATTCATTTCTATACTCGCAGCCCCTCAAGGTCTTGAAAATTTTGCAAAAATTCACAGCGATGTTGAACTTTATGTAGCCTCAATTGATGAAAGCTTAAATGAAAAAGGTTATATAGTTCCAGGACTTGGGGATGCGGGAGATAGGGTTTTTAATACCTTGGATTAAAATGATTTTTGGAAAAATTGATTATATTAATCTTTTACCTTTGCATATTTATCTTAAAAAGTATCCACTACCCAATGGTTATAAAGCAAGCATGGAATACAAAAAAGGTGTGCCAAGTAAGCTAAATAAGGATTTGTTTTATAGAAGAGTTGATGCTGCTATTGTTTCAAGCATAGAAAGTGCTAGAAAAAAATATAAAAATTTAGATTTGGGCATTTGTGCCAATAAAAGAGTTTTGAGTGTTTTAGTGGAAAGAAATACGCTCAATGCTAAAGATCCAAGCTCGGCAACTTCTAATGCTTTAGCTAAGGTTTTAAAACAAGAGGGGAGGGTGATTATAGGTGATAAGGCTTTAAAGCTTTATCTGCAAGATCCTTCTAAGTATATTGATTTGTGTGCAAAATGGCATGAAAAAACAGGATTACCTTTTGTTTTTGCTAGATTTTCTTGTGTGCAAAAAAAAGCTTTATATAAACAAATCTTAAAAAAATTTCCAAAAACAAAGATTAAAATTCCTTATTATATACTTCAAAATTATGCGACAACGAGAAATTTGGATATAAAAGATATGAGATATTATCTAGATGAAATTATATATTATAAAATTTCCACCAAAGAAAAAGCAGCCTTAAAGCGTTTTATAAAAGCTTGCAAGGCTTTAAATCCTACTTGATTAATGTTCAAATTCTCTAAGTTCTTTAACTGTTCCAAGTAAGATTACAACATCTCCACCATAAACAGTAGTTGTTTCTAAATCAGGCAGTATTTCCCAGTCTGTATTGAGCTTTTTATAGCTGATAACTTTCATATTTTGCGCAATGTGTTTTAATGAATTTCCTGCTAATTTATCATCTATGGTGATTTTAATAGCGCGGATGGTATTAGCCGATAGATCAAAAACTTCATAATCTGCATCTTTAGTTAAAAAGTCTTTTACAAGTTTTTTAGCACTTTCTTTTTCGGGATAAATTACTTTTGTAGCTCCTAGTTTGGATAGAATTTGCCCATGAATATTAGAAGTAGCTTTTGCGATAATATTATTAACCCCTATGTCCTTAAGAGCCATTAGGGTAAGTATGGATTTTTCAACATTTTCGCCTATGCTTACAATCACGACTTCTACATCATGAAAACCTGCTTCTTTAAGTGCTGAAATATTAGTAGAATCTAAGATATAAGCATAGCTTGGTGAATTTTGTATGCTTTTTAAAGCTTCTTCATCTTTATCGGCTATGATTACAGTATGCCCTCCAGCAATAAGCTCATCTGCGACTACGGATCCAAATTTTCCAAGTCCTATAACCCCGTAACTAAGCTTTTTCATTATATTTAACCTTTATAAATAGATTTTTCCTTTAGGAAATTTGATATGCATTGCTTTATCTTGTTGAAAGACAGAAAGTAAAAATGCAAAAACACCAATCCTTCCGCTTAACATCATAATAATAATAATAATTTTGCTTGGATTGCTAAATAAAGCACAAAGCGAAAGATCTCCTCCATCTCCTACTGAAATTCCTACTGTTGCAAATGCTGATGAGGTTTCAAAAAGCAGATGAATAAAATTAAATTCTGATTCTAGCAAAGAAAGGAAAATAACCGCTATAACTATATAAACAGCCGAACCCACTGCTATAATAAATGCTCTTGAAATAATCTCTTGTGGAATTTCGTGGTTGAAAATTCTTACTCTTCCATTGCGAATGCTCCAGTAAGCATAAAACAAAAGCACTACAACAGTTGTGATTTTCATTCCGCCTGCCGTCCCACCCGGTGCTCCTCCAATCACCATAAACAAAGAGCCAAAAAACAAACTCGCATCATGCAAACCACTCATATCGAGTGTATTAAACCCTGCTGTGCGGTAATTGATCGCAATAAAATAAGAACTTAAAATTTTATCAAAAAGAGAAAAGCTACCTATGGATTTTGGATTAGCATATTCTAAAAGAAAAATAATAAGAGTTGAAGAAACAATAAGAAAAAGGGTCGCCATAATAACAACTTTAGTATGCAAGCTTAAATTTTGCAGTCTTTTTCTTTGAAAAAAATACAATTCAACTAAGACAAAATACCCAAGCCCACCAATGATAATAAGAGAAGTAAAGATAAGATTAATAGCTACATCGTGTTTGTAAGCAAGAAGTCCATTTTCAAAAATAGTAAAGCCTGAATTATTAAAAGCGCTGATTGAGTGAAAAAATCCAAACCATAAGGCCTTGCCAAAATTCATTTCAAGTGCAAAACGCATAGTAAGAAGTATGGTGCCTATAAGTTCTATTGTGAAAATAAATAGTAAAACTTTTTTAAAGAATTTAAAAAGTCCCTCCATTGAAGGATAAAATAAAGATTCTTTAAGCAAATTTCTACCATTAAAACCTACTTTTTTGCGTATGATTAAGTAAACAAAAAGCCCTATACTCATATAACCTAAGCCACCAATTTGAACTAAAATTAAAATAATAATTTGTCCTGCCAAGGTAAAATCAACTGCTGTATTTTTAACAATAAGTCCAGTCATACTAACGGCTGAAGTACTAGTAAAAAAAGCATCGATAAAACTAATAGGACTTGTATGAGCCCAGCTTGAATGCAAAAGAATAGCACCAAGTAAAGCAATCACAATATATCCTGCTAGCAAAATTTTAAAAGTTCGTCTGTCTAAGCCAAATTGTTTCAAAAAATCCTCTTTGGTTGTTTGATTTTAAATCGACTATTCTATCGGATTAAAACTTTAAGGCAAATAAAATTTTATTTTTATATTTAAACTTAAATTAAAGAAAAAAAGTATAATTACACTTTATTTTTTAAAGATGATTTGGTTGGATAGCTCAGTCGGTAGAGCAGCAGACTGAAAATCTGCGTGTCGGCAGTTCGATTCTGCCTCTAACCACCATCATTTTATTTTTTATTAAAAATGACTTTAATTTCTTCCTAAGTTATTCATTTAAATTTTATCTAAAAATTTATCTCATATTATATCTTAACATGTTAGCTATAATTTATTTTTTATTATTTTATAATGCGACTTTTTTGATTAAAAAATACATTCTAAAAAATTAAAATAAATAATTTTTGTATATTTAGGATTTAAAGTTGTAGATAGATTTTGGTTGCGAAGGGGAGATTTGAACTCCCGACCTTCGGGTTATGAGCCCGACGAGCTAACCACTGCTCTACTTCGCGACAACTGAATTTGTGTTTGAAGTTTGATTTGTGGATGGGGTAAAGGGATTCGAACCCCTGAATGACAGGACCAAAACCTGTTGCCTTACCGCTTGGCGATACCCCAATGATTTAATTTTCAAAAAGTAAAAACGAGATTATAATCAATTTTAATTTATTTGTCAAGCAAATAAAGTTATAATTTTAAAAAAAATAATATTTAAGGATTATTAATGAAGTTTGTAAGCATTGAACAAGCGATTAAGGATTTACAAGAAGGAAAAATGCTTGTAATGGTAGATGCAGAAGATAGAGAAAATGAAGGAGATTTGATTTTTCCAGCTCAATTTAGCACTAAAGAAAAGGTAAATTTTATGATAAAAGAAGCTAGAGGAGTTGTATGTGTAGCACTCGCAGAAGAGCTTGCAAGAAAATTTGAACTTCCTTTAATGGTACCCAAAAATACTTCAAATCATGAAACAGCTTTTACGATCACAGTGGATGCAAAAGATGCAACCACAGGTGTGAGTGCCTATGAAAGAGATATGACGATAAAAATTTTTGCAGATGATAATGCAAAAGCAAGTGATTTTGTATGCCCTGGACATATAAATCCTTTGATAGCTAAAAAAGGTGGTGTTTTAGAACGCACAGGTCACACAGAAGGAACGGTTGATCTTTGTCAATTAGCAGGGCTTAAACAAGCTTGTGTGATTTGTGAGATTGTTAAAGATGATGGAGATATGGCAAGAAGAAGTGATTTGGAGGAATTTTGCGCCAAGCATAATCTAAATATGATAGCCGTTTCTGATATTATAGAATATCGTTTAAAGAATGAAAGCCTTATTAAATTACAAGAAAAAAGTGATGCTATTTTAGCAGGTTTTAAAGCGCAAAAATTTATTTTTACAGATCATAATAATGCTCAACATATAGCATTTGCATTCAAAGAAATTCAAAAATGTGAAAATGTTAAATTTCATATTAGTGGAAGTGATTTTGAGCTTTTAACTTCTGATAAATTTTCTAAATTATTAGATCAAATTTGTTTTTTAAGTGAAAATGGAGGAGTGATAGTTTTTATGCAGGGTGAAAAATCAAGCGCAACTCAATTTAAAAATTATGGCATAGGTGCGCAAATTCTAAGGTATTTTGGTATAGAAGAGATTAAGCTTATGTCGCAAAGTTGCGATAAGGATTATATAGGCTTAAAAGGTTTTGGATTAAATCTTAAAATTTGTAATTTTAACTAAAATAAAAGGATATACAATGACTTTAAAAGAACAGATATTAAATGATATTAAAGAAGCAATGAAGCAAAAAGATGATTTTAAACGCGATACTTTAAGAACGCTAAATGCTGCGTTTAAACAGGTTGAAGTAGATGAAAGAATAGAATTAGATGATGAAAGAATTTTAAAAATTATCACAAGTGAGATTAAAAAGCGCAAAGATGCTATAGAGCTTTATTCCAAAGGTGGAAGAGAAGATTTGGCGCAAAAAGAACAAAAAGAAATAGCACTTTTTGAAAGTTATTTACCTCAACAATTAAGCGATGAGGAATTACAAACAGCCTTAAAAGAGTTGATTGCAAATTTAGGGGTTAGTTCTTTAAAAGATCAAGGTTTGGTAATGAAGGAAGCAAAGGCTAAATTTGGAGCCAGAGTGGATGGAAAAAGATTAAATGTAACACTTAGAGAGCTTTTAAATTAAAATTTTCAAACTTTTTTATATTTTATCTAAATAAAAGATTGAATTATTGTTATAATTTGATTTTCAAAGGAGGCCTTATGAGAAAAATAAGCGGTTCGGCAATGATTTGCGAAGCTTTAAAAGAAGAGAATGTTAAGATAGTTTTTGGTTATCCTGGTGGAGCAGCCTTAAATATTTATGATGAAATTTATTTACAAAAGTATTTTAAGCATATTTTGGTGCGTCATGAGCAAGCTGCTGTGCATGCAGCTGATGCTTATGCGAGAATGAGCGGTGAAGTGGGTGTAGCTGTTGTTACAAGTGGTCCTGGTTTTACCAATACTATCACAGGACTTGCGACAGCTTATAGTGATTCTATACCTTTGGTTTTGATTTCAGGTCAAGTTGCAAATTCATTAATAGGCACTGATGCTTTTCAAGAGATTGATGCTGTAGGAATTTCTCGTCCCTGTGTAAAACATAATTATTTAGTTACTTGTATAGAAGAATTTCCAAGAATACTAAAAGAAGCTTTTTACATAGCAAAAAGTGGAAGAAAAGGTCCTGTGCACATTGATGTACCAAAAGATGTAAGCGCAGCACTTGGCATTTGGGATTATCCAAAAGAAATTTCAATGAAAACTTATAAGCCTATTTATAAAGGAAATTCAAAACAAATTAAGAAATTGGCTGAAAATTTAGAAGAAGCCAAGCGTCCTCTTTTTTATCTTGGGGGTGGATGTATAGCGTCAAATGCGGCTGATGAGATCAGGGAGCTTGTTAAGATTACTCAAATTCCAGCCGTTGAAACCCTAATGGCTCTTGGAACCTTAAGAAGCGATGATGAGCTAAATCTTAAAATGGCAGGAATGCATGGAAGCTATACGGCTAATATGGCTTTAAGTGAATGTGATTTATTAGTAGCAATAGGCGCGCGTTTTGATGATAGGATTACAGGTAAAACAAGTGAATTTGCTAAGCATTCTAAAATAGTGCATATTGATATAGATCCAAGTTCTATTTCTAAGATTATCAATGCACATTTCCCTATAGTTGGAGATATCAAAGAAGTTGTTAAAGAGCTTTTGGAAGAATTGAAAAAAAATCAATTTAAGTCAAATATCCATGAGTGGAGACAAACTCTTAAACGCTACGATGAGCTTTATCCTTTAGCTTATGAAGATAGCGATGAGGTTTTAAAACCTCAATGGGTAATACAAGAGTGTGCAAAACTTGCTCCAGATGCAAGGATAATTACTGATGTGGGACAGCATCAAATGTGGGTTGCGCAATTTTATCCTTTTAATTATCCAAGACAGCTTGCAACCAGTGGTGGGCAAGGAACAATGGGATATTCTTTACCTGCTGCTTTGGGCGCAAAGCTTGCAGTAGGAGAAGAAGTTGTTATAAATTTTGTGGGTGATGGTTCTGTTTTAATGAATATTCAAGAATTAATGACAGCTTATGAAAATGGTATTAAAACCATAAATATTATTTTAAACAATTCATTCTTAGGAATGGTTCGCCAGTGGCAAAGTATGTTTTATGAAGAGCATTTTTCGGCTACAGATTTAAGTTTGCAAGCAGATTTTATAAAAATAGCTGAAGGTTTTGGATGTGAAGGATATAATATAAAAACAAAAGATGAATTTCACACAGCATTTAAGCAAGCTTTAGAGTCCAATAAAACAAGCTTGCTTAATGTATTTATAGATCGTTTTGAAGATGTACTTCCTATGGTGCCAGCGGGCGGAGCTATTTATAATATGATTTTACCAAAATTAAAGGATAAGCAATGAGACGTGTTTTATCGGTTATAGTTTTAAATGAACATGGTGTGCTTTCTCGTATTGTAGGACTTTTTTCAGGTAGGGGATATAATATCGATAGCTTAACCGTCGCTCCTTTGCCAGGTGGAGAATTTTCTCGTATCAATATAGTAACTTTTGGAGATGAGCGTGTTTTTGAGCAAATAGTAAAGCAGTTGCATAAACTCATACCTACTTATAAAGTAATAGAAAGAGATGAATTTATAGAAAAAGAAATGGCACTTGTAAAAATTCCACTCAGTGAAAATTTAGGTGGACTTGATGCCGTTTTGAAAGCTTATAATGGTACTATTGCAAATAGTAATGAAAATTTTCTTTTCTTACTTGTAGCTGATGATACAAACCGCATAGAAAATTTTCTAAAAACAATTAAAAAATACAATCCTAGCGATATTGTTCGTAGTGGATCGGTTTTAATGGAGCTTAAATGAGATTAAAAGAAATAGCGGAATTTTTAAGTTTAGAATACGAAGGCGAAGATATTGAAATAACGGCTTTAAATTCTTTATTAAGAGCAAATTTTACCGAGCTTACTTATTGTGATGGCGAAAGAAATATCAAAGATATACCCAACACAGGAGCAGCAGCGATTTTGGTCGCTAAAGAATATGAAAATTTAGTGCCTAAAGATACAAAGGCTCTTATTACCCAAAGTCCGCATTTGTGCTTTGCTTTTTTGAGTAAAATTTTTGCTAAGCCTTTATTTAGCAATGCAAAAGAAAAAGTTCAAAATATAGCAAAAAGTGCAAAAATCATGCCAAATGTTTATATAGGCAATAATGTCAATATAGGCGAAAATGTTGTTATTATGGCAGGAGCTTATATAGGAGATAATGTCAGCATAGGCGAAGAGAGTATTATCCATCCTAATGTGGTGATTTATAATGATAGCAAAATTGGCAAAAAATGCCATCTGCTTGCAAATTGCGTAATAGGAAGTGATGGGTTTGGTTATGCACACAATAAAAATGGAGAGCATTATAAAATCTATCACAATGGTAATGTTATTTTAGAAGATTTTGTTGAAATAGGAGCTTGCACAACAATAGATAGAGCAGTGTTTGATAGCACTATCATCAAAGCAGGAACAAAAGTAGATAATCT
The window above is part of the Campylobacter coli genome. Proteins encoded here:
- a CDS encoding acetyl-CoA carboxylase biotin carboxylase subunit, with the translated sequence MEIKSILIANRGEIALRALRTIKEMGKKAICVYSEADKDALYLKYADASICIGKARSSESYLNIPAIISAAEIAEADAIFPGYGFLSENQTFVEICAKHNIKFIGPSVEAMNLMSDKSKAKQVMQRAGVPVIPGSDGALAGAEAAKKLAKEIGYPVILKAAAGGGGRGMRVVEHEKDLEKAYWSAESEAMTAFGDGTMYMEKYIQNPRHIEVQIIGDSFGNVIHIGERDCSMQRRHQKLIEESPAILLDEKTRARLHETAVKAAKAISYEGAGTFEFLVDKNLDFYFIEMNTRLQVEHCVSEMVSGIDIIEQMIKVAEGYALPSQENVRLKGHSIECRITAEDPKTFLPSPGKIIKYVPPAGRNVRMESHCYQDYSVPPYYDSMIGKLVVWAEDRNKAISKMKVALDELIIGGIKTTKDFHLAMMDNPDFINNNYDTNYLARH
- the gltX gene encoding glutamate--tRNA ligase, which produces MTGKLTTRFAPSPTGYLHIGGLRTALYSYLYARKNKGNFLLRIEDTDLKRNSKEATQAIIEAFKWCGLDYDGEVTYQSERFDLYKKYIQKLLDEGKAYYCYMSKEELDELRAKQEAAKERPRYDGRYRDFTGTPPANIEPVVRIKAPQEGEICFVDGVKGEVKFKVEDILDDFIIARSDGSPTYNFTVVIDDALMGVSDVIRGDDHLSNTPKQIVLYEALGFEIPKFYHVAMIHGEDGKKLSKRHGATDVMEYKAMGILPQALLNFLVRLGWSHGDDEVFSLEDLKKLFDPNHINKSASCYNFKKLEWLNAHYIKTLPFEEINRQLKDLGFDLSAYAKAGFLLDLLRERAKTLLEIISGAKSIIEAPQNYDENAINKFINENNLLLLQNYANELNEEKSAKDFEEFTNEFLQKNEVKLKDLAQPIRIALTGSAVSPSIFEVLEFLGVNECKKRIEKFLDFKGK
- a CDS encoding malic enzyme-like NAD(P)-binding protein: MNLKEEALRYHLGGKIDIKPSKPMNSSHDLSLAYSPGVAEPCIEIASNNELAYTYTNKANLVAIVSDGSAVLGLGNIGAQASKPVMEGKACLFKKFADVNAYDLEIEAHSIEEIVAFCKAIAPTFGGINLEDISAPKCFEIEAALQNLGIPVMHDDQHGTAIISTAGLMNAMEISGKKFEDIKVVVSGAGAAGIASARMYRNLGVKNIILVDSKGVVNKKRTDLNQYKLEFVSDTQADTLKEAMKDADVFLGLSAPKILDDEMILSMAKDPVIFALANPIPEVMPEDVARLRKDAIVGTGRSDYPNQINNVLGFPFIFRGALDVRATKITENMKVAAARALADLAKLPVSDAVKNAYNISHLEFGKDYVIPKPFDERVKAVVSTAVAAAAVKDGVALLKEFDEKAYFESLK
- the upp gene encoding uracil phosphoribosyltransferase produces the protein MKNIHHICHPLIEHKLGFLRDKETKPFHFRMLIDEISTFLLFEATKDLCLKETQIQTPVANAKVKRLDEKIMICPILRAALGMLDSIFRLIPDASVGFLGFVRNEKTLKADFYFQKLPKDAKERTAIVIDPMFATGGTAIDACNFLKDQGVKKIKFISILAAPQGLENFAKIHSDVELYVASIDESLNEKGYIVPGLGDAGDRVFNTLD
- a CDS encoding menaquinone biosynthetic enzyme MqnA/MqnD family protein gives rise to the protein MIFGKIDYINLLPLHIYLKKYPLPNGYKASMEYKKGVPSKLNKDLFYRRVDAAIVSSIESARKKYKNLDLGICANKRVLSVLVERNTLNAKDPSSATSNALAKVLKQEGRVIIGDKALKLYLQDPSKYIDLCAKWHEKTGLPFVFARFSCVQKKALYKQILKKFPKTKIKIPYYILQNYATTRNLDIKDMRYYLDEIIYYKISTKEKAALKRFIKACKALNPT
- a CDS encoding TrkA family potassium uptake protein, which encodes MKKLSYGVIGLGKFGSVVADELIAGGHTVIIADKDEEALKSIQNSPSYAYILDSTNISALKEAGFHDVEVVIVSIGENVEKSILTLMALKDIGVNNIIAKATSNIHGQILSKLGATKVIYPEKESAKKLVKDFLTKDADYEVFDLSANTIRAIKITIDDKLAGNSLKHIAQNMKVISYKKLNTDWEILPDLETTTVYGGDVVILLGTVKELREFEH
- a CDS encoding TrkH family potassium uptake protein; the encoded protein is MKQFGLDRRTFKILLAGYIVIALLGAILLHSSWAHTSPISFIDAFFTSTSAVSMTGLIVKNTAVDFTLAGQIIILILVQIGGLGYMSIGLFVYLIIRKKVGFNGRNLLKESLFYPSMEGLFKFFKKVLLFIFTIELIGTILLTMRFALEMNFGKALWFGFFHSISAFNNSGFTIFENGLLAYKHDVAINLIFTSLIIIGGLGYFVLVELYFFQRKRLQNLSLHTKVVIMATLFLIVSSTLIIFLLEYANPKSIGSFSLFDKILSSYFIAINYRTAGFNTLDMSGLHDASLFFGSLFMVIGGAPGGTAGGMKITTVVVLLFYAYWSIRNGRVRIFNHEIPQEIISRAFIIAVGSAVYIVIAVIFLSLLESEFNFIHLLFETSSAFATVGISVGDGGDLSLCALFSNPSKIIIIIMMLSGRIGVFAFLLSVFQQDKAMHIKFPKGKIYL
- a CDS encoding bifunctional 3,4-dihydroxy-2-butanone 4-phosphate synthase/GTP cyclohydrolase II; translated protein: MKFVSIEQAIKDLQEGKMLVMVDAEDRENEGDLIFPAQFSTKEKVNFMIKEARGVVCVALAEELARKFELPLMVPKNTSNHETAFTITVDAKDATTGVSAYERDMTIKIFADDNAKASDFVCPGHINPLIAKKGGVLERTGHTEGTVDLCQLAGLKQACVICEIVKDDGDMARRSDLEEFCAKHNLNMIAVSDIIEYRLKNESLIKLQEKSDAILAGFKAQKFIFTDHNNAQHIAFAFKEIQKCENVKFHISGSDFELLTSDKFSKLLDQICFLSENGGVIVFMQGEKSSATQFKNYGIGAQILRYFGIEEIKLMSQSCDKDYIGLKGFGLNLKICNFN